A single Epinephelus lanceolatus isolate andai-2023 chromosome 22, ASM4190304v1, whole genome shotgun sequence DNA region contains:
- the LOC144459733 gene encoding uncharacterized protein LOC144459733: protein MEESWLQWLLVVTSLLSCTTNQASLTVSPSSSQMFEDESVSLSCEEDDSSAGWTLRRNTSDETRAECGADWGKLAGSSCIISVAVSWDSGVYWCESREGATSKSINISVTGGSVILQSPVLPVMEGHDVTLHCKTKTSSNLPAAFYKDGSFIRTEPAGHMTIRHVTRSDEGLYKCDITGHGESPPSWLTVTGTPTTTAPPPTLTTPTPAAPPPDSDHLHLVFRVLLHLVVFCPYFISTFIMVSLYRQRPTGNDLPVSVVITPPTQAEEGLDDDYDDVITAVTTEHHF from the exons cCTCTCTGACTGTGAGTCCCAGCAGCTCTCAGATGTTTGAAGATGAGTCTGTCTCTCTGAGCTGTGAGGAGGACGACAGCTCTGCTGGATGGACTCTGAGGAGGAACACAAGCGATGAAACCAGAGCAGAGTGTGGAGCTGACTGGGGAAAACTTGCAGGTTCTTCCTGTATCATCAGTGTAGCAGTCTCATGGGACAGTGGAGTTTACTGGTGTGAGTCCAGAGAGGGAGCAACCAGTAAGAGCATCAACATCAGTGTCACTG GTGGATCAGTGATCCTGCAGAGTCCTGTCCTCCCTGTGATGGAGGGACATGATGTCACTCTGCACTGTAAAACAAAGACGTCCTCCAACCTCCCAGCTGCTTTCTATAAAGATGGCTCCTTCATCAGGACTGAGcctgcaggtcacatgaccatCCGCCATGTAACCAGGTCTGATGAAGGCCTCTACAAGTGTGACATCACAGGTCATGGAGAGTCTCCACCcagctggctcactgtcacag GTACACCTACAACCACAGCTCCACCTCCTACATTGACCACACCCACACCTGCAGCCCCGCCCCCTGACTCAGACCACCTCCACCTTGTGTTCAGAGTGCTCCTCCACCTGGTGGTGTTCTGTCCGTACTTCATCTCCACTTTCATCATGGTGTCTTTATATCGACAACGACCCACag GAAACGACCTGCCTGTCTCTGTGGTGATAACCCCGCCCACCCAGGCCGAGGAGGGATTGGACGATGActatgatgatgtcatcactgctGTCACCACGGAGCATCACTTCTGA
- the LOC144459734 gene encoding Fc receptor-like protein 5, whose product MEETCLLQLLCLTSLLSCTTNQAHLTVSPSSSQLFEDEFISLTCEEDDSSAGWTLRRNTTRRKMSQCGAGWGRSAGSSCIISVTVPWDSGVYWCESREGATSNSINISVTGGSVILQSPVLPVMEGHDVTLHCKTKTSSNLPAAFYKDGSFIRTEPAGHMTIRHVTRSDEGLYKCDITGHGESPPSWLTVTGTPTTTAPPPTLTPPTSAAPPPDSDHLHLVLTVLYYLVVFCPYFISTFIMVSLYRQRPTGNDLPVSMATAPSNQAEQRLAEDYDDIAAVSTVHHF is encoded by the exons ATGGAGGAAAcctgtctgctgcagctgctct GTCTGACCTCACTGCTGAGCTGCACAACAAACCAAG ctcatctGACTGTGAGTCCCAGCAGCTCTCAGCTGTTTGAAGATGAGTTTATCTCTCTGACCTGTGAGGAGGACGACAGCTCTGCTGGATGGACTCTGAGGAGGAACACAACTAGACGGAAGATGTCTCAGTGCGGAGCTGGATGGGGAAGATCAGCTGGTTCGTCCTGTATCATCAGTGTGACAGTCCCATGGGACAGTGGAGTTTACTGGTGTGAGTCCAGAGAGGGAGCAACCAGTAACAGCATCAACATCAGTGTCACTG GTGGATCAGTGATCCTGCAGAGTCCTGTCCTCCCTGTGATGGAGGGACATGATGTCACTCTGCACTGTAAAACAAAGACGTCCTCCAACCTCCCAGCTGCTTTCTATAAAGATGGCTCCTTCATCAGGACTGAGcctgcaggtcacatgaccatCCGCCATGTAACCAGGTCTGATGAAGGCCTCTACAAGTGTGACATCACAGGTCATGGAGAGTCTCCACCcagctggctcactgtcacag GTACACCTACAACCACAGCTCCACCTCCTACATTGACCCCGCCCACATCTGCAGCCCCGCCTCCTGACTCAGACCACCTCCACCTTGTGCTCACAGTGCTCTATTACCTGGTGGTGTTCTGTCCGTACTTCATCTCCACTTTCATCATGGTGTCTTTATATCGACAACGACCCACAG GAAATGACCTACCCGTCTCCATGGCAACGGCACCATCCAACCAAGCTGAGCAGAGATTGGCTGAGGACTATGATGACATAGCGGCGGTCAGCACGGTGCATCACTTCTGA